A part of Magnetospirillum sp. ME-1 genomic DNA contains:
- a CDS encoding NAD+ synthase — MSDTLSIALAQINPVVGDIAGNLDLIRAARAKGAELGADLVVFGELTICGYPPEDLVLKGAFLDACEAAVNALAAETATGPAVLIGAPWRVKDKLHNAALLLDHGRIAATRLKHHLPNYGVFDEIRVFQPGPAPGPVSFRGVRLGIMICEDMWYQDVAETLGESGAEILVVPNGSPFEMDKPTKRLDHARGRVEETGLPLVYVNQVGGQDELVFDGASFVLNGDGKAAASLAPWQSEVALTNWTREPSGWRCEGPKAPPASRLEGVYQALVTGLRDYVGKNRFPGVVLGLSGGIDSAICAAIAADALGPDKVWCVMMPSPYTSAESLEDAAECARLLGVRLDTVTIGPAMAAFDQMLAPLFVGKGSDITEENLQSRSRGLTLMGISNKFGPMVLSTGNKSEMSCGYATLYGDMCGGYAVLKDVYKTTVFALSSWRNLHRPPGCLGPQGRVMPDRVITKPPSAELKPDQKDQDTLPPYDELDAMLEAMIEEEKSVAEITAAGFDEAVVKRVWRMLDRAEYKRRQAPPGVKISSRSFGRDRRYPITNAFTSLI; from the coding sequence ATGTCCGATACCTTGTCCATTGCCCTTGCCCAGATCAATCCCGTGGTCGGCGACATCGCCGGCAATCTGGACCTGATCCGCGCCGCCCGCGCCAAGGGCGCCGAACTGGGGGCCGATCTGGTCGTGTTCGGCGAGTTGACCATCTGCGGCTATCCGCCCGAGGATCTGGTGCTGAAGGGCGCCTTTCTCGATGCCTGCGAGGCGGCGGTGAACGCGCTGGCCGCCGAGACCGCCACCGGCCCGGCCGTGCTGATCGGCGCGCCCTGGCGGGTCAAGGACAAGCTTCATAACGCCGCCCTGCTGCTCGACCACGGGCGCATCGCCGCCACCCGGCTGAAGCACCACCTGCCCAATTACGGGGTGTTCGACGAGATCCGGGTGTTCCAGCCCGGCCCGGCTCCCGGCCCGGTATCGTTCCGGGGCGTGCGCCTGGGCATCATGATCTGCGAGGACATGTGGTATCAGGACGTGGCGGAAACCCTGGGCGAGAGCGGCGCCGAAATCCTGGTGGTGCCCAACGGCTCGCCCTTCGAGATGGACAAGCCCACCAAACGCCTGGATCACGCGCGCGGACGGGTGGAGGAAACCGGCCTGCCCCTGGTCTACGTCAATCAGGTGGGCGGCCAGGACGAACTGGTGTTCGACGGCGCCTCCTTCGTCTTGAACGGCGACGGCAAGGCCGCCGCCTCCCTGGCCCCCTGGCAGAGCGAGGTGGCGCTCACCAATTGGACGCGCGAGCCCAGCGGCTGGCGCTGCGAAGGCCCCAAGGCCCCGCCCGCCTCGCGCCTGGAGGGCGTCTATCAGGCGCTGGTCACCGGCCTGCGCGATTACGTGGGCAAGAATCGCTTTCCCGGCGTGGTGCTGGGCCTGTCGGGCGGCATCGACAGCGCCATCTGCGCGGCCATCGCCGCCGACGCGCTGGGCCCCGACAAGGTGTGGTGCGTGATGATGCCCTCGCCCTATACCTCGGCCGAAAGCCTGGAGGATGCCGCCGAATGCGCCCGTCTGCTGGGCGTGCGCCTGGATACCGTCACTATCGGCCCGGCCATGGCCGCCTTCGACCAGATGCTGGCGCCGCTGTTCGTGGGCAAGGGCTCCGACATCACGGAAGAGAACCTGCAGTCGCGCTCGCGCGGCCTCACCCTGATGGGCATTTCCAACAAGTTCGGCCCCATGGTGCTGTCCACCGGCAACAAGAGCGAGATGTCTTGCGGCTACGCCACCCTTTACGGCGACATGTGCGGCGGCTACGCGGTGTTGAAGGACGTCTACAAGACCACGGTGTTCGCGCTGTCGTCCTGGCGCAACCTTCACCGCCCGCCGGGCTGCCTGGGACCGCAAGGCCGCGTCATGCCCGACCGGGTGATCACCAAGCCGCCCTCGGCCGAGCTCAAGCCCGACCAGAAGGACCAGGACACCCTGCCGCCCTATGACGAGCTGGATGCCATGCTGGAAGCCATGATCGAGGAGGAGAAGAGCGTCGCCGAGATCACCGCCGCCGGCTTCGACGAGGCGGTGGTCAAGCGGGTCTGGCGCATGCTCGACCGCGCCGAGTACAAGCGCCGCCAGGCGCCCCCCGGCGTCAAGATCTCGTCGCGCTCGTTCGGTCGTGACCGCCGCTATCCCATCACCAACGCCTTCACGTCGCTGATATGA
- the gltX gene encoding glutamate--tRNA ligase, with protein MTVIVRFAPSPTGLLHVGNARVALLNLLCARAGGGRFILRLDDTDLERSRPEFAEAIQDDLKWLGLDWDLLARQSARLGAYAAAAERLKAAGRLYACYETPDELELRRKVQLGRGLPPVYDRAALKLTPDEVARFEAEGRKPHWRFKLEHEEVRWDDCVRGPSHYHGANLSDPVLIRGDGSFLYTLPSVVDDIEFGITHVIRGEDHVTNTAPQIQLFQALGAKPPAFAHLPLLTGASGEGLSKRLGSGSLKDLRATGIHPMALNSLLAKLGTSDAIEIRHSLADLAAEFAWNKFGRGTPKFDSAELERLDARLMHTASFAEVRDKLGIDGADEEFWLAVRPNLNHLADAAEWWAICRQALAPVIEDADFTNAAAGLLPPEPWDQSTWGAWTESVKQATGRKGKALFHPLRLALTGRENGPELKTLLPLIGRGRAVSRLSGQAA; from the coding sequence ATGACTGTGATCGTCCGTTTCGCGCCCAGCCCCACGGGGTTGCTGCATGTGGGCAATGCCCGCGTCGCCCTGCTCAACCTGCTGTGCGCGCGCGCCGGCGGCGGCCGGTTCATCCTGCGGCTCGACGATACCGATCTGGAGCGCTCCAGGCCCGAATTCGCCGAGGCCATTCAGGACGATCTCAAGTGGCTGGGCCTGGACTGGGACCTTTTGGCCCGCCAGTCGGCAAGGCTGGGCGCTTACGCCGCCGCCGCCGAGCGGCTCAAGGCCGCCGGGCGGCTTTACGCCTGCTACGAGACGCCGGACGAGCTGGAATTGCGGCGCAAGGTGCAACTGGGCCGCGGCCTGCCCCCCGTCTACGACCGCGCCGCGCTGAAACTCACCCCCGACGAGGTCGCCCGCTTCGAGGCGGAAGGGCGCAAGCCCCACTGGCGCTTCAAGCTGGAGCACGAGGAGGTGCGCTGGGACGATTGCGTGCGCGGCCCCAGCCATTACCACGGCGCCAATTTGTCCGACCCGGTGCTGATCCGGGGCGACGGTTCCTTCCTCTACACCCTGCCCAGCGTGGTGGACGACATCGAGTTCGGCATCACCCACGTGATCCGGGGCGAGGACCACGTCACCAACACCGCGCCGCAGATCCAGCTGTTCCAGGCCCTGGGGGCAAAGCCGCCCGCCTTCGCCCATCTGCCGCTGCTGACGGGAGCGAGCGGCGAGGGGCTGTCCAAGCGGCTGGGGTCGGGTTCGCTCAAGGATCTGCGCGCCACCGGCATCCATCCCATGGCGCTCAATTCCCTGCTGGCCAAGCTGGGCACCTCGGATGCCATCGAGATCCGCCATTCCCTGGCCGATCTGGCCGCCGAGTTCGCCTGGAACAAGTTCGGACGCGGTACGCCCAAATTCGATTCCGCCGAGCTGGAGCGCCTGGACGCGCGCCTGATGCACACCGCATCCTTCGCCGAGGTGCGGGACAAGCTGGGAATCGATGGCGCCGACGAGGAATTCTGGCTGGCGGTGCGGCCCAACCTCAACCATCTGGCCGACGCGGCCGAGTGGTGGGCCATCTGCCGCCAGGCCCTGGCCCCGGTGATCGAGGATGCGGATTTCACCAACGCCGCCGCCGGATTGCTGCCGCCCGAGCCCTGGGACCAGTCCACCTGGGGCGCCTGGACGGAAAGCGTGAAGCAGGCCACGGGCCGCAAGGGCAAGGCCCTGTTCCACCCCTTGCGTCTGGCGCTCACCGGGCGCGAGAATGGGCCGGAGCTGAAGACCCTGTTGCCGCTGATCGGGCGCGGGCGCGCCGTTTCCCGCCTGTCGGGGCAGGCGGCTTGA